One Ostrea edulis chromosome 2, xbOstEdul1.1, whole genome shotgun sequence genomic region harbors:
- the LOC125667073 gene encoding uncharacterized protein LOC125667073, with protein MEEDTTGLKTLISHRRHRPSYTRVISQEFSQESVAQEKRGKRKGQQHSSKSTKLSDSFNSSASETENINQEDNGVFDDENDNTDDSEYFSAEENPVPDDNTNLINCNVSPSLCTSNSSSEGDLEASIKDINRYENNDSLYTVIDKSAHGIHKRAPSKKQKRKRRELKASNSTCLLRELPFYDVGGVEDPGSVHIDKEIPSLYTMCVKVLTKNSRKLHKRFIIPRSIRQDIGKEALFHNEKVIGLNKYLAKFEEMHSKYSDLNVPTRTVWNCRPRFCNQYRVGRADDFPKGDRKISCLPVINLCAFSECYDSNYIINHVMCVLSSLLHLTLPYPDPCKGKLTLNRKKREFSTSYERAVENATVLLRKSYPETMKMLYDKVLPYVFWARGDVNRAKEGFFHLISTSKKPRYKALYVYEMGRMLRFFEDPTQVNLGSISEISENLVSKQYYCRTEVEQEISKQTSLLKANLYDQGVLTIEKAGQAAEMWTHSIHALPAWGIDSWEQFYFMDSLLCYHASTQFEMGVDWLKHTKERLEPLCGVYPDLYIFLSMLYAMQKNERRSRNTFLEFHKHESALNIDSISDFPWMGLMEAVKQSPSFRPLRVLWRTQLNPPKFSVRRFNRDSGSNTVDFAEDCEPTEADISGHDLNLHLTPEGQLTGDLQISLPPLQSVLLNPYTGSVHLPAAEKVTILRNFHSVPNYVFLSSYNKYCFSQPVPAPMEIYRGQNGTVQMIFPGNFKGIPAKNVLKLFWEGTNGERARINLASQLRDHTYQRAKDSVKSLGADDQIKTCMLEVLRLCYSNGYRIPLENFMTTSLLLQCVRDAYNDCQKKTKGSQQNKTAPSAMKILQEKFKESSCLKLYEPPLVFGEDILFRFMVDEIKSYEHLVVIHTENRKDFKHPTILMRYMNGVTSQFPDGISKSAECFYLSQANGGDSHQNIVVFDRKLYQVDRIDTAILQPIKQDTHIPVIIRRSVFAINASHCLYSVSNQIESFAEHLDPIHRLTFLGDMLVMVTVTGYLLFVESLSLLPINVIVHPRAFSLILDNLYIFEICNYLKVLGEKSFHDDNNQEYMRAAIALDSKLIIIKTQLNIYGVDVEDISPVTVTSSVALSGQAKDLCFLSESAGYLVSASIFDNKQTLYRENLFHYNHGGQLLGVVLSLGPGPRSMFPVYLPANSDLSANNSHLGRKGWHVYMRDGHDGIICVYLGDVAYSELS; from the exons ATGGAAGAAGACACCACAGGACTTAAAACATTAATATCACATCGAAGGCATCGCCCATCATACACAAGGGTAATTTCGCAAGAATTTAGCCAAGAAAGTGTAGCTCAAGAAAAGAGAGGAAAGAGGAAAGGCCAACAACACTCCAGTAAATCAACAAAGCTGTCTGATTCCTTTAATTCATCTGCTAGTGAGACAGAGAACATTAATCAGGAGGACAATGGCGTTtttgatgatgaaaatgacaATACAGATGATAGTGAATATTTTTCTGCTGAGGAAAATCCTGTTCCGGATGATAATACGAACCTAATTAACTGTAATGTTTCACCATCACTGTGTACTTCAAATTCATCTAGTGAAGGGGATTTAGAAGCATCCATAAAagatataaatagatatgaaaataatgataGTTTGTACACCGTGATAGATAAAAGTGCACATGGAATTCATAAAAGAGCTCCAAGCAaaaaacagaaaagaaaaagaagagagTTAAAGGCTAGTAACTCAACCTGTCTCCTCCGAGAGCTCCCTTTTTATGATGTGGGTGGAGTGGAAGACCCGGGAAGTGTTCATATAGACAAAGAAATCCCCTCCTTATATACTATGTGTGTGAAAGTGTTGACGAAAAATTCAAGAAAACTGCATAAACGTTTCATAATTCCACGCAGTATAAGACAAGACATTGGAAAAGAGGCTTTATTTCACAATGAGAAAGTAATCGGGCTTAATAAATATCTAGCCAAATTTGAAGAAATGCATTCCAAGTACAGTGATCTGAATGTTCCCACCAGAACTGTGTGGAATTGTAGGCCCCGCTTCTGTAATCAGTATAGGGTGGGGAGGGCAGACGACTTTCCTAAAGGGGACAGGAAAATCAGCTGTCTGCCTGTGATTAACCTCTGCGCCTTCAGTGAATGTTACGACAGTAACTACATAATTAATCATGTGATGTGTG TTCTTAGCAGCTTATTGCATTTAACATTGCCTTACCCTGACCCGTGTAAGGGCAAGCTCACATTAAACAGAAAGAAAAGGGAATTCTCCACTTCTTATGAGAGAGCTGTAGAAAATGCCACTGTGCTGCTGAGAAAGAG ttaTCCTGAAACTATGAAGATGTTGTATGACAAAGTTCTGCCGTATGTTTTCTGGGCAAGAGGTGATGTTAACAGAGCAAAGGAAGGTTTTTTTCATCTGATCAGTACCAGCAAAAAAC CCAGATATAAAGCTCTGTATGTGTATGAGATGGGGAGAATGCTGCGATTCTTTGAAGACCCTACTCAGGTGAACTTGGGAAGCATTTCTGAAATCTCAGAGAATTTGGTCTCCAAACAATATTATTGCCGAACTGAAGTGGAACAGGAAATATCCAAACAAACATCTCTACTGAAGGCCAATTTGTATGACCAAGG AGTGCTAACAATTGAGAAAGCTGGACAAGCAGCAGAGATGTGGACCCATTCTATCCATGCATTGCCTGCCTGGGGTATTGACAGCTGGGAGCAGTTCTATTTCATGGACTCGTTGCTGTGTTACCACGCCAGCACACAATTTG AGATGGGAGTTGATTGGCTGAAACATACCAAAGAGAGGCTGGAGCCTCTATGTGGAGTTTATCCAGATCTGTATATTTTCCTGTCCATGTTGTACGCCATGCAGAAAAATGAAAGGAGATCACGAAACACCTTCCTAGAGTTCCATAAGCATGA GTCTGCCCTAAATATTGACAGCATATCAGACTTTCCATGGATGGGTCTGATGGAGGCTGTGAAGCAATCACCATCTTTCCGACCCCTCAGAGTCCTTTGGAGAACCCAGCTGAATCCCCCAAAGTTCAGTGTCCGGAGGTTTAATCGGGATAGTGGGTCAAATACAGTGGACTTTGCAGAAGATTG TGAACCTACAGAGGCAGATATCAGTGGTCATGACCTTAACCTACATTTGACCCCTGAAGGTCAACTGACAGGTGATTTGCAGATTTCACTTCCTCCACTACAATCAGTTCTCCTTAATCCCTACACTGG GTCGGTGCATTTACCTGCAGCAGAAAAAGTGACAATCCTGAGAAACTTTCACTCTGTCCCAAACTACGTTTTCCTTTCTTCATATAACAAATATTGCT TTTCCCAACCAGTCCCAGCACCAATGGAGATTTATCGTGGTCAAAATGGCACTGTCCAGATGATTTTCCCAGGTAACTTCAAGGGCATTCCTGCTAAAAATGTCCTCAAACTGTTCTGGGAGGGAACAAATGGAGAGAGGGCAAGGATCAACCTGGCCTCCCAACTCCGGGACCATACCTATCAG AGAGCGAAGGACTCGGTGAAGTCATTAGGTGCTGATGACCAGATAAAAACTTGTATGTTGGAAGTCCTTAGACTGTGTTACAGCAATGGGTACAGGATTCCACTCGAG AACTTCATGACAACAAGTTTGTTACTCCAATGTGTGCGAGATGCCTACAATGACTGCCAAAAAAAGACAAAAGGAAGCCAACAGAACAAGACAGCTCCTAGTGCTATGAAAATTTTGCAGGAAAAGTTTAAAGAGTCATCATGTCTTAAGCTCTATGAACCCCCACTAGTATTCGGAGAGGACATTTTGTTCCGATTTATGGTGGATGAAATAAAATCTTACGAACATTTAGTG GTAATTCATACTGAAAACAGGAAAGATTTCAAGCATCCAACAATACTGATGAGATACATGAATGGTGTCACCTCACAATTTCCAGACGGAATATCAAAGTCTGCAGAGTGTTTCTACCTAAGTCAGGCCAATGGTGG TGACAGCCATCAGAATATCGTGGTGTTCGACAGAAAGCTATATCAGGTGGATAGAATTGATACTGCCATACTGCAACCAATCAAGCAAGATACTCATATTCCGGTCATCATCaggaggtccgtgtttgccataaATGCCTCACACTG tctgTACAGTGTAAGTAATCAGATCGAGTCTTTTGCGGAACATCTGGATCCGATCCATCGACTGACCTTCCTGGGGGATATGTTAGTTATGGTTACTGTCACTGGATATCTGCTATTTGTTGAAAGTCTATCACTTCTGCCAATCAATGTAATTGTTCATCCACG GGCATTTTCCTTGATACTGGACAATTTGTACATCTTTGAAATCTGCAATTATCTCAAAGTTCTGGGAGAGAAGTCATTCCATGATGACAACAATCAAGAGTATATGAGGGCAGCCATTGCTCTGGACAGTAAACTTATCATCATTAAAACCCAACTCAA tatatatGGTGTAGACGTAGAAGATATATCGCCTGTCACAGTTACCTCCTCAGTAGCCTTGTCTGGCCAGGCAAAGGACCTCTGCTTCCTCAGTGAATCGG CTGGTTACCTTGTGTCAGCCTCCATCTTTGATAACAAACAAACACTGTACAGAGAAAATCTCTTCCATTACAACCATGGGGGTCAACTCCTGGGCGTTGTCCTGTCACTGGGACCAGGACCAAGGTCCATGTTCCCTGTTTATCTCCCTGCGAACTCAGATTTAAGTGCCAATAACAGTCATCTTGGACGCAAAGGCTGGCATGTCTACATGCGTGATGGTCATGATGGAATTATTTGTGTATACTTGGGTGATGTTGCATATAGCGAGCTGTCTTAA